One genomic window of Amphiura filiformis chromosome 3, Afil_fr2py, whole genome shotgun sequence includes the following:
- the LOC140147627 gene encoding uncharacterized protein: MKKSLFVMLGIFVTVCNSANSKTEDCIALCNQCVEVSDTIAHMGCTKHCEELMEKDHGKMTCSKLTALNKDIPSVEDEINAFHARISELVESSDVSAIVEELYTDDSIGVINGQAPLWGKEDFEQAWSDWFESNPSINRLLYTSTAFGKSNGKVWEDGVGNCYHDDVLVGSFRYMYVYKLADEGLLLFMDIEWDKDY; the protein is encoded by the exons ATGAAAAAGAGCCTGTTCGTCATGCTAGGCATTTTCGTCACGGTTTGCAACTCTGCGAATTCGAAGACGGAAGACTGTATTGCTCTCTGCAATCAATGCGTTGAGGTCTCCGATACAATAGCCCATATGGGATGCACCAAGCATTGTGAGGAACTCATGGAGAAGGATCATGGCAAAATGACGTGTTCAAAATTAACAG CACTAAACAAAGACATCCCTTCCGTTGAAGACGAGATCAATGCGTTTCATGCGAGAATATCAGAACTGGTTGAGAGTAGTGATGTTTCGGCCATCGTTGAAGAGTTATACACTGACGACAGTATTGGAGTGATTAATGGACAAGCACCTCTTTGGGGGAAAGAAG ATTTTGAGCAGGCTTGGTCCGATTGGTTCGAAAGCAATCCTAGTATCAATCGACTCTTATACACTTCTACCGCATTCGGTAAGAGTAACGGAAAGGTTTGGGAAGATGGTGTCGGAAATTGCTACCATGATGACGTCCTCGTTGGTTCATTTCG GTACATGTATGTTTACAAACTCGCCGATGAAGGTTTGCTCCTCTTCATGGACATAGAATGGGACAAGGACTATTAA